The nucleotide sequence AGCAATCCCGGCGCTTCGCCGTTGAGATTGCTTCGTCGAAGACTCCTCGCAATGACGGAGCGGGAGGGGAGAGGGGAGCCGTCCAGGGAGCATTCAAAGGAGCAGGAGGGCGGGTCTAAAGACACCGCCCCTACGGAAGAATCGGAACAGGAGAATTCGAATACGGCCGACGAGTCACGTGTCACGAGTAACGGCGTTTTCCCAAACGCGGTCTGCGGCGGCGTTTCGTCCACGGGCACGGCTTCCTCCGTGGCTTCTTCCACCGCTGCGCTGAAGTTCTGCGCGATGACGTTGGCGGCGATCTGGGTTTCTTCCCGGCTGGGGGGAGGCGTGGCGGGATCGAGGGCGGTTTTGACCGCCTCCTTGACTTGGTCCTGGAACGTCGGCTGGGGCGGAAGCTCGGGGAGGAGGACGTCCGGAGGGAGATCCGGAATCGGCTGGAGTTCCTGTGGGAGGACGATCGGCTCCGGAACGGAAGCGACGGCCACGGCGATCTTGACGAGGGTAGGCGTGGCCTTGTCCTGGGTTTCGGGTTGGCTGGCGAGTTCGACCGGCGCGGACAGACTTGGGCCGCCGAGGGTTGGGGATGGCACGCGGGCCGTGATGAGGGAAATGGGTTCTGCGTTTGGATCATCGCCCTTGGTGAACAGAGCGACGTTCAGGCCCGCCGGCGGCTCGTCCGCCGCCTGAGGGGTGGCTACGCAGGATTCGGCCTTGCCGGCGAGTTCGTCCGCGCGACGAATGAGGGCCGGGTTGGGGGAGTCTATTGGGCGACCAAGTTCGCCCGTTCTTGACTCCTGTAGGGGAGCAGCCTCGGCTGCTCCCGAAGAGGGAGGACCTGAAGGTCCTTCCCTACGCGCCTCGTCACGTGGCCCGGCGAGGAGGTACTTCTCGGCGGATTCGAGTTCGGAGAGGACCATGCCCAGGCATTTCACGCCGAGAGTGTCCCCCCCCCGGCGGGCGGCTTGTAGCATCGCTTCGGCTCCGGCGCGGACGCAGAGGACGCGGTTGGTCACCTCCGCAGAGGAGGGGATGATGGCGGGGGGAACGATTGTGGCTGCTTCCCCGATCCTTCTCTTCGTAGCGTCCGGGTTCACCCGGACGGGAATCGCCCGCCTGAAGGCGGGCGCTACGAGGGAGGACTGGGTCTCTGTTGTCTCCTTCAAAGAGGCCTGGACTTCGTAGTGGAGACAGGCTTTGGCAACGGGCCCGCCCGTTCGAGACGTATCATCGACACAGGTCACGGCATCCTCCCCGACACCCGCGCCGCATTGAAGGGCCGCGCCGAGGGCGAGGCGGCTGCGGCGCACAAGTTCGTCGGCCGCCGGTCCGGAAACGGTGGAATTCAACCTGGATTGCAGAACCTGGAGCGCGGAGTGTTTGTCTTCGATGCACGCCTTCTCCTCGCCGGAGCGCGCGAGGCGGGATCGTTCAGCCACGAGACCAACGGCGGCCGCGACCTCAGGCTCGGGAGTTCGGCGGGGCGCCCGTGAGGGGTGAGGGGTAGGCGCAGGCTTTACGCCTGCGTCTGAAGACGCACCCATGAAGGGTGCGGCTACCATCTCGTCTGAAGACGCACCCATGAAGGGTGCGGCTACCATCTCGTCTGAAGACGCACCCGTAAAGGGTGCGGCTACCACGCCATCTGAATGGGATGGGGGGGACTGACTGGACGCGAGGGCGGCATCGAGATCGGTCAGAACGTCCGCCGGGTAGACCACGTCCCACACGGCCACCATGTCGGCGGGGAGGAGGCCTTCGGGCAGGCTGCTCGTAGTCTGCCTCCTGCTCGCCAGAAGGGCCTCGTTGGGCGTGTGGGCTGGGGCGGCGTTCGGGTTGACCACCATAAAGGGCCGCGCGGCGGCCGCCCGCACGCCCTCTTCGCTCGGCGCGTCCACCTTCATGTAGAGCGGGCCGGCCTTTTCGGCGGTCTGGAGCAGGGCCGCCGCGTTCGATTCGAGATCGAGCGAGACGACGGAAGGGACGCACTCGGCGGTCGCATCGAAGAGAAGCGTCTTTTCGAACTCGCCGGTCTTCTCGACGCGTCCCACGCAGCCGACAAAGAAGAGAAGAAGTGCGAAGTGCGCATTCCGGGTAGTCGCAGCCTTCAGGCTGCGTTGTGGACGCGGGCTAAAGCCCGCGGCTACCGGGAACTTCTGCGCGCTTCTCACCGTCCCGCCTCCACAATCGTAAATTGGACGCGGCGGTTGACCATCCGGCCCTCCACCGTCGAGTTGTCGGAGATCGGCGCGGTGTCGCCGTAGCCCTTGGCTTCCAGCCGGGAGGCATCGATTCCTTTTTCCACCAGGTACTTCGCCACGGCCTCTGCCCGGGCCTGGGAGACACGGAGGTTGGTGGCGGGATTGCCCAAACTGTCCGTGTGCCCCTCCACCTTCACCCTGATCTCCGGATGCTGCCGGAGCGCGCCGGCCACCGCGTCCAGAACCGGGAAGGACTCAGGCAGAATCTCCATCTGGCCGGTTGTGAACCCGATTGTTTCGGAGATGACAATTTTCTCCTTGGTGACCTCGACCGCCGGCGGCTCGACGGTCGGCAGAGAAGACTGGATTCCCGCCTCCGCGGGAATGACGGAGGGTGGGGCGGGCGCAGGAGCCACAATCGCGGGCGTGGGGGCCACGACCGTGGGCGCGGCTTCACGCAGCACCTCGGCCGGAAACCCGAGGAACGAAATTCCGATCAGGATTCTCCAAGCCGGCACGACTTCATCCTCACCCGGAAAATCCCCGGAGAGGACGCCCAGGTCCGCAGCCACCTCGCCCAGGACCCGGCGCGTCACCTGCGCCCTCACACCGGGTGTCAGCCAGATGGGGTTGCCGCCGAAACCGATATCGACGATCCGGCCTCTGCTGTCCAGCGCCCGGCCGTCTTCATCGTAGTACATGAACCCTTCGAGGAAAGCCGTCAGTCTGCGACCCAAGTCCGATTCCACGGCGGCTCCGAGGAGGAAACTGTCCTCCGTGAGAACCCCGCGCGAGAGACGGGTGGACCGCGACGGCGCCGGATCGTTCGCGGCCACGTCGAAGACTTCGATCGTGTTGTCCAGCCGGTAGCCTGCGTTGAAATGGAGACGGAATCGGTCGAACGAAAGGGAGTTGAGAACCATCAGGTCGGGACTGAACGTGGCTGGGTCAACGAATCCGGTGCCCTCCGGCGCCAGGGCGCGGGCGCGGAAGGCGGCGGAGGCGGTCCAACGGTCTCCCTCACGCAGCGCAATCTTCGCGCCCAGCGAGAAATCGCCCAGGGACTCGTTCGTCAAATCTTGTGCCCGTCGATTGGGGTGTTCGATGCGCGTGGTGTCACGCCTCGCCTCCCAGCCCACGGCCCATTCCGTGCGATTGAGGAGTCTGGCGTAGGCCGCCGAGAAACCGGGAACGGCCGGGCTCAGCGTGAGGGAATAACCGCCCTCGATGAGCCGGTGGTTTTCGTAGTCGCCCACGAATGCGTCCTGCTGAAAGAATCCGAAGTGGAACTTGTGGACCGCGATGCCGGCGGGTGTGGTGCGGGCGTCGAGTGCGCGGACAAAGCCGCCTTGACCGCTGGGAGTTGTCCCCTCCGCTGCGCTTCGGGGATGACGATATGAAACGCCATCGGGTCTCGGCGTCGTCCCGTAGTCAAGCCCCCACGCGGGGGTGGCTCCGTGGAGGGCAAGTGCGAAAAGAAGAACCAAGGGGAGGGAGTTCTCCCGACGCAAGCGATCAACCTGAGAAACGCCCCGACCCCCTGCGAGGATACGGGGGAGCGAAGGGGCCGGGGCATATAGACTTGGAGGCCCGACTTGATGGAGTGCAAACCTTATGGAGACCGGGCGAGTCTTTTTTTCTCGCACTCTACGGGGCCCGGCTGAAGCGAGGGATCCCCGTGACTCCATGTTGTCGTGGGGAGCAGCATAACGAAGGCCGGCCGTTTGCCAATAGTCGAAACTGTGAGCGGGATGTAGCGGTTTGTACTACAGGGCGGACTAGACGCTGTTTGAAAACCTATCTCTGCGGTAGCCGCAGGCCATGGTCCATGCCGCGCCATCCTGGGCGCGGCGACATATCATGGCCCCGTACCCTCCGTGGCACGGGGCTTCAGCCTGCGTCCGAAGACGCACCCGTGAAGGGTGCGCCTACCAGGAGATCCCTTCCGGCAACGATGGCGTTTCCAAGCATAGGCTATTCCACCAGCTTGTGGTCGAGGGCGTAGCGGATCAGTTGGGCATTGTTCTCCAGGTTCATTTTCTCCAGGATCCGCGCGCGAAGGGTACTGATGGTGTTTACGCTCAGGGAGAGTTCCCCGGCGATCTGCGAGACGGTTTTCCCGGAGGCGATCATTTTGAGGACCTCAAACTCCCGGTTGGAGAGCCGTTCGTGGGGCGCCTTCGGCCCTCCGGACTCTATTTCCATTGCCAGTCGTTCGGCCACGGATGGCCGGATGTATTTTCCCCCGTCCGCCACTTTCCGAATCGCCTCGATGAGTTCATCGAAGGGCGCTTCCTTGGTCAAGTATCCCGCCGCGCCGTCGCGGATGGCCCGCACGGCATACTCTTCCTCCGGGTGGACGCTGAAGATGAGGACGGCCAATTTCGGGTGGGCCCTCCTGACGCTTTTCAAGACCTCCAGCCCGCCGGGGCCCGGCATGGAAAGATCCAAGACCACCACGTCGCAAGGCGTGCGGCCAAGGACGGCGAGCAGTTCATCGCCGCCGGCCGTCTCGGCCGCCAGGCGTATCCCCGGTGTTTCCTCGAGCAGTTCCTTGAGGCCGCGACGCACAACGGCATGGTCATCCGCAATCAAGACGCGGATTTCCCGAGGGGAAGTGAAATTCACGAGTTTTGGAGTGGGACTCTCACCCAAACCCGGGTCCCATGGCCGGGCTTTCCCTCCACTTCGCATTCACCACCCAGCGCCACGGCTCGTTCCCGCATTCCCAGGATGCCGAGGGAAGTGGACCCCGAACGGCCGGACTCCTTGAACCCCTGTCCGTTGTCGACGATTTCCAGTGTAAGCCGGCGGTTCGTCGCATCGAGTCGGATGTCCACGGCCGTCGCGCCGGAGTGCCGGATCACGTTCGTCAACGCTTCCTGGGTGATCCTGAAAATGGCGGTGGACGTATGCGAATCGAGGGGAAGATCTTCGATTGGTGTCCGGAGGTTGCACTGAACGCCTGTCCGCTCCTGGAAGTCGCGGACATACCACTCCAGCGTGGCGATCAGACCGAGGTCGTCGAGCGTTCTGGGCCTGAGTTGGGTGGAAATCCTGCGGCCGGCGCGGATGAGATCCTGCACCACCGCCGTCATCCCCTTCACCTTCTTCTGCTGGGGCGCTTCACCCTGGGCGAGGTGTCGCTCCAGCCAGGACAGATCCAAGTTCAGAGCCGTCAGTCCCTGGCCAAGCTCATCGTGCAACTCCAGGGCCAGCTTCCGGTTCTGTTCTTCATGAGCCTCCATCACGCGGGCGGAAAGCGACTGGATGGTCGCGCGGGCCGTTCTGAATCGGGCCACCATCGTGTACATGATGCAGATCATCATGACCGCCACACCGAAATCGGTCGGGTAGGCCGGCACCCTCGAGAGGATGGAGGAGTAGCCGAAGGCGCCCCACCACTCGATTCCGATGGCGGTGAAGAGCACCGCCAGACCGGTCAGCACCGCCCACGCGCCGGCGTAGCGGAGAAAAATGCCTCTGACGCTCGCCGCCAGGGAGACCACCGCGGCCAGCAAGTACAAGGGCAGCGAGAGCATCAGAATCTCCCCGGAGTACCGGTCAAGGCGAAACCATGCGACAAGGGACAGGAGCACACAACCTCCGGCGGTGATGCGAGCCATCGTTTTCAGGGGCGCTTGGAATACGCGGACCGCCAAGATCCCACCCGCGCCCACCGTGAGGAACCACAGGATGAACACGAGCTTCTGAATTCCGTGCGTTTTCAAGCCCGCGTCGTATGCAAGCTGGCTGTCCATCGCAAACGCCCCGCCATAGGCGAGCAACAGGATCGCGCAATAGAGATAGTCCAGGTGCTGGGGGTTCCTTGATTGAAGGAGTGAAATCAGCAGGAGGAGGAGCACCGTCAAGGTCAGGAAGACGCCCTCGAATTGTTTCCGGGCGCTCTCGCGCTCCGCCTTGACCAGCCGGAGCGACCTGAAGTCCCCCACGCCGATGTCCGAGTCCAACAGGCCGCCCGAGCCGTAAACGTTCATGACTCTGACCGCCAGGATGTTTGGCCGGTCAGAATAGAGAAGCTCGCGAGGCAAGGGGTAGACCCTCTCGGTCCAAGATGCCTGAACGAATCCTTGTCCCAGTTCCCCTTCGCCCCCGATCTTGACGCCATTCAAGAAGACCTCGTCGCTTTGGCCCACCCTTCCAAGATACACGGCGGGATCGACGCCAGGAAGAATGGGGTCGGAGTCGAATCGCAGCCGGTACCACCCGATGCGCTCGCCTCGCAACGGGATGGCGAGGGAGGGCCAACCCGCTGCCGCATCCCGCTCCGCCCACTCGGAATCATTGTACGAGGGCGAAGACCAAGCGGGGTCGTCGCCGCTCCTGAACTTGGGGAGGCCGTCAAAAGGTTTGAGGGCGGCTCGGAGATCCCATGCCGCTTCACTTCGCCGTCCCGGTGCCGGCCTCCATGCCGTTCCGATCACCGTCCCCGGAGGGGGTTGGAGCTTGGCGGAGAGGGCGGCGTCCACGTGGGCGGTGTGCGACGGCCCCATGGTGAGGACCAGGAATGACAGCGCGCCGGTCAGCGCCACCGGTCGGATCTCGTCACAAATCGGGGGCGGGTTGTGGCGTTGGCAGGGGATTGTTCGGGCGGCGAAGCCATCGACGCAGCGGCGTGGAGGATGAGCACCATCTCGCCGCGAATTTCATCGGGTTGCAGGCCGGCCTGAATCTCGGCCGGCGTACCCTCGTAGAGCGACTCATGAATTTTGGTCATCTCGCGCGCGAGGACCACGTGGAGGCGGGGCGCTTCGGCCACGAGGGCCCGCAATGTCTTGGCGATTCGATGAGGGGCTTCAAAGAAAACGTACGTCCCTCCGCGTGTGTTCAGGTGGTCGAGAATTCTCCTGCGGTCGACCCGCTTCCGAGGGAAGAACCCAAGGAACGTTGCAGGCGGAACGGGTAGACCCGCGATGGAGAGCGCGGCCGTGATGGCTGAAGGGCCGGGGATGGGGTGGACGGCATGCCCGGCGTCGCGAACGGCTCGAACGAGCGCCGCTCCCGGATCGGATAGGGCAGGGGTGCCGGCATCCGTCACGAGGGCGAGCTTTCGTCCGGCATCGAGCCAGTCCAGAACTTCATCGATCCGTGCGGC is from Nitrospirota bacterium and encodes:
- a CDS encoding OmpA family protein → MVLLFALALHGATPAWGLDYGTTPRPDGVSYRHPRSAAEGTTPSGQGGFVRALDARTTPAGIAVHKFHFGFFQQDAFVGDYENHRLIEGGYSLTLSPAVPGFSAAYARLLNRTEWAVGWEARRDTTRIEHPNRRAQDLTNESLGDFSLGAKIALREGDRWTASAAFRARALAPEGTGFVDPATFSPDLMVLNSLSFDRFRLHFNAGYRLDNTIEVFDVAANDPAPSRSTRLSRGVLTEDSFLLGAAVESDLGRRLTAFLEGFMYYDEDGRALDSRGRIVDIGFGGNPIWLTPGVRAQVTRRVLGEVAADLGVLSGDFPGEDEVVPAWRILIGISFLGFPAEVLREAAPTVVAPTPAIVAPAPAPPSVIPAEAGIQSSLPTVEPPAVEVTKEKIVISETIGFTTGQMEILPESFPVLDAVAGALRQHPEIRVKVEGHTDSLGNPATNLRVSQARAEAVAKYLVEKGIDASRLEAKGYGDTAPISDNSTVEGRMVNRRVQFTIVEAGR
- a CDS encoding response regulator transcription factor; its protein translation is MRSGGKARPWDPGLGESPTPKLVNFTSPREIRVLIADDHAVVRRGLKELLEETPGIRLAAETAGGDELLAVLGRTPCDVVVLDLSMPGPGGLEVLKSVRRAHPKLAVLIFSVHPEEEYAVRAIRDGAAGYLTKEAPFDELIEAIRKVADGGKYIRPSVAERLAMEIESGGPKAPHERLSNREFEVLKMIASGKTVSQIAGELSLSVNTISTLRARILEKMNLENNAQLIRYALDHKLVE
- a CDS encoding sensor histidine kinase, with amino-acid sequence MALTGALSFLVLTMGPSHTAHVDAALSAKLQPPPGTVIGTAWRPAPGRRSEAAWDLRAALKPFDGLPKFRSGDDPAWSSPSYNDSEWAERDAAAGWPSLAIPLRGERIGWYRLRFDSDPILPGVDPAVYLGRVGQSDEVFLNGVKIGGEGELGQGFVQASWTERVYPLPRELLYSDRPNILAVRVMNVYGSGGLLDSDIGVGDFRSLRLVKAERESARKQFEGVFLTLTVLLLLLISLLQSRNPQHLDYLYCAILLLAYGGAFAMDSQLAYDAGLKTHGIQKLVFILWFLTVGAGGILAVRVFQAPLKTMARITAGGCVLLSLVAWFRLDRYSGEILMLSLPLYLLAAVVSLAASVRGIFLRYAGAWAVLTGLAVLFTAIGIEWWGAFGYSSILSRVPAYPTDFGVAVMMICIMYTMVARFRTARATIQSLSARVMEAHEEQNRKLALELHDELGQGLTALNLDLSWLERHLAQGEAPQQKKVKGMTAVVQDLIRAGRRISTQLRPRTLDDLGLIATLEWYVRDFQERTGVQCNLRTPIEDLPLDSHTSTAIFRITQEALTNVIRHSGATAVDIRLDATNRRLTLEIVDNGQGFKESGRSGSTSLGILGMRERAVALGGECEVEGKPGHGTRVWVRVPLQNS
- the rsmI gene encoding 16S rRNA (cytidine(1402)-2'-O)-methyltransferase is translated as MRQANEARSPGPGALYVVGTPIGNLEDITLRAIRILNESDMILAEDTRVTRILLDRHGIRKPMVSLHAHNEAARIDEVLDWLDAGRKLALVTDAGTPALSDPGAALVRAVRDAGHAVHPIPGPSAITAALSIAGLPVPPATFLGFFPRKRVDRRRILDHLNTRGGTYVFFEAPHRIAKTLRALVAEAPRLHVVLAREMTKIHESLYEGTPAEIQAGLQPDEIRGEMVLILHAAASMASPPEQSPANATTRPRFVTRSDRWR